From a single Fusarium fujikuroi IMI 58289 draft genome, chromosome FFUJ_chr03 genomic region:
- a CDS encoding related to nitrate assimilation regulatory protein nirA has protein sequence MGVLPSIDSRPRLVFPNTPPESTSPGASTYSTNSSADRPWISPAPTSPSMNNYDKSLTTEMPADQKMNGEQSRPESTTQAAPRQQLPSLSSIFGPPPPAGRPARSPLSEHNNSYSTTSPLDRTRAPSGDRHHSTSYFPPTLSPSLSQPRTYDNKFDADRHPTHGLPRSYSGSASPRFRNGEHARQESVTEGQSGRWSAHQESRSEYSLGSRDGSFRPPQDQFRLHFPSPKERVIPTYNDQGSSQGAPIPPPTPSTTATDGVTSKDGLGPKIWTGTHFLPRFVRATEVPGEGMCYFYDDGSHCKTVIDGEAVNAHWGVTKAGKPRKRLAIACVTCREKKIKCDPDYPRCVQCEKFGRVCKFKNAPRGGHNTSPSTPPAELDDVRTLNGPTIPNESENSSPVSPRTTLRPQSPESGSHKRLRSGYDSYVSMSEPVHALPPVEAPRPHIPIQPPAIELPRISEDVLSQAWRTDPSLSDPQSIRSVISHFFVHLDSTMIVRFIPENVFKAWVVNPGHRKTPEDLMILYSILAVGVALSGGPKSIAFEYASVAHYAQKFTTANCIQLVQTRVLLALYYISISRSSEASEMISAAVASAACLQLNVEIEESKEAGLVTFPFGMNKAGYCEARRRTFWSLYMLERLDGRFPDHLAMINAEDIYIRLPADGQSFEREMDGFAPVFNPYVSSVATAQDRELGISAYLVQMVHIWSNDVCRIYRMARRANVMETDLEPSQRILKRIQEWRNALPSRLAFTTSNLESAALAGELGPFLTMHLLYNHAMIKLSRHTLAAGHLSPQVTSHNIQTCYEHATQVLDMAKALVRLHRGGQTVLSGPAPVLAMVLTEAVDVFTASGRLSHLSDIIENVHMVQGVVQAMFAIWDNVRNAQEAIDGRLAMLHRIRERGSQPVSPMEGYRVFYSSEGREEEKILRWQINNPMEKLYPRDMDTIYYLQ, from the exons ATGGGTGTCTTACCTAGCATAGATTCTCGTCCTCGTTTGGTTTTCCCAAATACTCCTCCAGAGTCGACAAGCCCTGGCGCATCGACCTATTCTACTAACTCATCTGCGGACCGACCTTGGATCTCGCCAGCTCCTACATCGCCATCCATGAACAACTATGACAAGTCTCTGACAACAGAAATGCCTGCAGATCAGAAGATGAATGGTGAACAGTCAAGGCCAGAGTCGACCACGCAAGCTGCACCTCGACAACAACTTCCTTCCTTGAGTAGTATCTTCGGACCTCCACCACCAGCTGGCCGACCAGCACGATCACCCCTTTCAGAGCACAACAACTCTTATTCTACTACATCTCCCCTGGATCGCACTCGTGCGCCATCTGGTGATAGACATCATTCAACATCATACTTCCCTCCCACGTTGTCACCCTCATTATCACAACCACGCACCTACGACAACAAGTTCGACGCGGACCGACACCCAACCCATGGCCTCCCACGGTCTTACTCTGGTTCAGCTTCTCCTAGATTCCGTAACGGCGAACATGCCCGCCAGGAGTCGGTTACCGAAGGGCAATCTGGCCGATGGTCTGCGCATCAGGAAAGTCGATCTGAGTACTCTCTGGGATCTCGAGATGGTTCATTTCGACCACCACAGGACCAGTTTCGGCTTCACTTTCCAAGTCCTAAGGAACGTGTGATTCCCACTTATAACGATCAAGGATCTTCACAAGGAGCTCCAATCCccccaccaacaccaagcacCACGGCGACTGATGGTGTTACTTCAAAGGATGGACTGGGCCCCAAGATCTGGACTGGAACACATTTCTTACCTAGATTTGTCAGGGCCACTGAAGTGCCAGGCGAGGGAATGTGCTACTTCTACGACGATGGCAGTCACTGCAAGACCGTAATTGATGGTGAGGCAGTAAACGCTCACTGGGGTGTAACCAAGGCTGGGAAACCCAGGAAACGACTCGCGATTGCATGTGTGACATGCCGtgagaagaaaataaaatgTGATCCTGACTATCCTCGATGCGTTCAGTGCGAGAAGTTTGGTCGCGTATGCAAGTTCAAGAATGC GCCTCGAGGAGGGCATAACACATCACCATCGACACCACCGGCTGAGCTTGACGATGTCAGGACACTGAATGGGCCAACCATACCCAATGAGAGTGAGAACAGTTCGCCGGTGTCGCCACGAACTACTCTCCGTCCCCAGTCGCCAGAGTCAGGCTCACACAAGAGGCTTCGATCGGGTTATGATAGTTACGTTTCGATGAGTGAGCCAGTGCATGCACTACCGCCTGTTGAGGCTCCCAGACCTCACATCCCCATTCAACCTCCCGCAATTGAGCTCCCTCGAATTTCCGAAGACGTGCTCAGCCAAGCCTGGCGAACTGACCCCTCCCTTTCCGACCCCCAGTCTATTCGTTCGGTGATCTCTCACTTTTTCGTCCACCTCGACAGCACCATGATCGTGCGATTCATCCCCGAGAACGTCTTCAAGGCATGGGTTGTAAATCCAGGGCACCGCAAGACGCCAGAGGACTTGATGATCCTGTACAGCATTCTCGCTGTCGGTGTTGCCCTTTCTGGCGGACCGAAATCCATCGCTTTTGAGTACGCATCTGTTGCGCACTATGCTCAGAAATTCACCACAGCCAACTGTATTCAGTTGGTTCAGACTAGAGTTTTACTGGCACTCTACTATATTTCAATTTCCCGCTCATCTGAAGCTAGTGAGATGATCTCAGCAGCGGTGGCTTCAGCAGCTTGCCTTCAGCTGAACGTCGAGATCGAAGAGTCAAAGGAAGCGGGCCTCGTCACATTTCCGTTCGGAATGAACAAGGCTGGGTATTGTGAAGCCAGGAGAAGGACTTTCTGGTCTCTTTACATGCTAGAGCGCCTTGACGGTCGCTTTCCTGATCATTTAGCCATGATTAACGCcgaagatatctatatacgCCTACCCGCCGACGGCCAGAGCTTCGAGcgtgagatggatggattcGCTCCTGTTTTCAACCCTTACGTCTCCAGCGTTGCTACCGCGCAAGACCGTGAGCTTGGCATTTCAGCGTACCTAGTCCAGATGGTACACATCTGGTCTAACGACGTATGCCGGATTTATAGAATGGCTCGACGAGCGAATGTGATGGAAACGGACCTGGAGCCATCCCAACGAATCCTGAAGCGCATTCAAGAGTGGCGCAACGCCTTGCCTTCCCGGTTGGCTTTCACCACTTCGAATCTTGAGTCTGCAGCGCTGGCAGGAGAGTTGGGACCTTTCTTGACCATGCACCTTCTTTACAACCATGCCATGATCAAGCTCAGTCGCCATACGCTCGCAGCAGGACACCTTTCGCCTCAGGTCACATCTCACAATATACAGACATGCTATGAACATGCAACACAAGTATTAGATATGGCCAAGGCACTTGTACGACTTCATCGTGGAGGCCAGACAGTTCTCAGTGGGCCGGCACCAGTTCTAGCCATGGTTTTGACCGAAgctgttgatgttttcaCAGCAAGTGGCCGTCTTTCCCACCTAAGCGACATCATTGAGAATGTGCACATGGTTCAGGGGGTGGTTCAGGCCATGTTTGCTATTTGGGACAATGTGCGGAACGCGCAAGAGGCGATTGATGGACGCCTCGCAATGCTGCATCGCATTCGAGAGCGAGGCAGCCAACCGGTCAGTCCTATGGAAGGCTACAGAGTCTTTTACAGCTCCGAAGGAcgtgaagaagagaagatccTTCGTTGGCAAATCAACAACCCAATGGAGAAGCTGTATCCTCGGGATATGGATACCATTTACTATCTACAATGA
- a CDS encoding beta-transducin-like protein → MGFPDKPSAHLLGANGPVHALAYSASPGTYILTGSADRSIRLYNPFPSTSGPGDRHSVVPQGRLIQTYAAHGYEVLSLSVAADNERFVSAGGDRSVFLWDVSTAVTTKRFGGNVHGHTARINCVSFAGEGDSIIVSAGFDTTVRLWDTKSNSFKPIQVLDDANDAVTCLVIRGPEVLAGSVDGRVRSYDIRMGKVTTDVIGAPVTSLSLTRDGRTMLVGSLDNKLRLMDRDNGSCLHAYTDPGWKNEDVKLQALLGGKEKYVVVGDAMAGEPAPNGHGRIWAWDLLTGKLAAKVTVPWGPEGFEPKKKAVGRDGKEKARSNVVSCMAWREDGWGDQFCVGGTSGVVTVYGAL, encoded by the exons ATGGGGTTTCCAGATAAGCCATCTGCTCATCTTTTGGGCGCCAATG GCCCGGTCCATGCCCTTGCATACTCCGCCTCCCCAGGCACCTACATCCTCACCGGTTCTGCGGACCGATCCATCCGCCTCTACAACCCGTTTCCCAGCACATCTGGTCCCGGTGATCGTCACAGCGTTGTTCCTCAGGGTCGACTGATTCAGACTTATGCCGCTCACGGCTATGAAGTCTTGAGCCTCTCTGTCGCTGCCGACAATGAACGGTTTGTGTCGGCTGGTGGTGATCGCAGCGTGTTTCTTTGGGACGTGAGTACTGCTGTTACCACCAAGCGATTTGGTGGTAACGTTCATGGCCATACGGCTCGTATTAATTGTGTGAGCTTTGCCGGAGAAGGTGATTCTATTATCGTCAGCGCAGGCTTTGACACTACGGTGAGATTGTGGGATACCAAGAGCAACAGCTTCAAGCCTATACAGGTTCTCGACGATGCCAACGATGCCGTAACATGCCTCGTCATCCGTGGCCCTGAAGTCCTCGCAGGGAGTGTCGATGGCCGTGTACGCAGCTACGATATTCGCATGGGAAAAGTCACAACCGATGTGATAGGCGCACCCGTCACGAGTCTCAGTCTCACCCGCGACGGACGCACCATGTTGGTCGGAAGTCTCGACAACAAACTCCGTCTAATGGACCGCGACAACGGCTCCTGTCTACACGCATACACCGACCCAGGATGGAAGAACGAAGATGTCAAGCTGCAGGCGCTGCTGGGCGGCAAAGAGAAGTACGTAGTGGTTGGCGATGCCATGGCCGGTGAGCCTGCACCTAACGGTCATGGAAGGATATGGGCTTGGGATTTGTTGACGGGAAAGTTGGCGGCTAAGGTAACGGTTCCTTGGGGGCCAGAAGGGTTTgaaccaaagaagaaggccgttGGCCGGGATGGAAAGGAGAAGGCGAGGAGTAATGTTGTGAGTTGTATGGCGTGGAGGGAGGATGGTTGGGGAGATCAGTTCTGCGTTGGTGGAACATCAGGCGTGGTGACTGTCTATGGAGCCTTGTAG
- a CDS encoding probable alpha-1,2-mannosyltransferase: MTVARPVRALIAGGCILWCFFLWQIFAPSWSLRGPGDRYSNFERDPMLDPTDEPEGVLHRTSPRYAHDAKKTERIDATLLALVRNEEVDAMVMSMRDLERTWNSKFNYPWTFFNDKPFTEEFKRKTRAATKAKCNYEIIPKEHWDMPSWIDEELFQESAKILEKNGVQYASKISYHQMCRWNSGLFYKHPALKDIRYYWRVEPNVHFFCDVDYDVFRYMHDNNKTYGFTINLYDDPKTLPSLWPETVKFLAEHPNAIHENSAVAWVTDDIRRPSTNRKAQGYSTCHFWSNFEIADMSFWRSKTYEDYFNHLDSAGGFFYERWGDAPVHSIALGLFEDQSKIHWFVLNLSPTCRRLTKHGRFRDIGYQHIPFFNCPNSPKCKGCVTGRLTDGEAWLHREDCRPNWFKYAGMG, translated from the exons ATGACGGTTGCGCGGCCAGTTCGGGCGTTGATCGCCGGCGGGTGCATTCTCTGGTGTTTCTTTCTATGGCAGATATTTGCTCCATCATGGTCGCTAAGAGGTCCCGGTGACCGCTACTCCAATTTCGAGCGGGATCCCATGTTGGATC CTACCGATGAACCAGAAGGAGTGTTACATCGTACGAGCCCGAGATATGCCCACGATGCGAAAAAGACGGAGCGCATCGATGCGACGCTATTAGCGCTTGTGCGGAATGAGGAGGTGGATGCGATGGTCATGTCGATGAGGGATCTCGAAAGGACCTGGAACTCCAAGTTTAACTACCCCTGGACGTTTTTCAACGATAAGCCTTTCACGGAAGAGTtcaagaggaagacaagagCCGCTACGAAGGCGAAATGTAACTACG AAATCATCCCCAAGGAGCATTGGGACATGCCCTCTTGGATCGACGAAGAGCTCTTTCAAGAATCCGCCAAGATCCTCGAAAAGAACGGTGTCCAATATGCAAGCAAAATATCATACCACCAAATGTGTCGATGGAATAGCGGTCTCTTCTACAAGCATCCAGCCCTGAAAGACATTCGCTACTACTGGCGTGTCGAGCCTAACGTGCACTTCTTCTGCGATGTTGACTACGATGTTTTCCGCTACATGCACGATAACAACAAGACATACGGCTTCACCATCAACCTCTATGACGATCCCAAAACCTTGCCTTCGTTGTGGCCCGAGACAGTCAAGTTTCTCGCTGAGCATCCTAATGCAATCCACGAGAACAGCGCTGTAGCTTGGGTCACCGATGATATTCGTCGGCCTTCAACAAATAGAAAGGCTCAGGGATATTCGACGTGCCATTTCTGGAGTAATTTTGAGATTGCGGATATGTCATTTTGGAGGAGCAAAACTTACGAGGACTACTTCAACCACCTCGATAGCGCGGGCGGATTCTTCTATGAACGATGGGGTGATGCTCCAGTCCACAGTATTGCCCTTGGTCTATTTGAAGACCAGAGCAAGATTCATTGGTTCGTACTCAACCTTTCTCCCACATGCAGGAGATTAACAAAACATGGCAGGTTCCGTGATATTGGATATCAACACAtccccttcttcaactgtcCCAACTCACCAAAGTGTAAAGGCTGTGTCACTGGCCGTCTCACCGATGGTGAGGCCTGGCTGCATCGAGAAGACTGTCGACCCAACTGGTTTAAGTACGCCGGTATGGGCTAA
- a CDS encoding related to GCP3 (gamma-tubulin complex) yields MAFAARLGALTGELVEAVTSSSAETNPRFKAQRDAALQRLRSHPYLRTNQFEVEHQLDGLEERFRVNGREALADALVERREQLRQIHSNFHPEVLYLILELSDQPTYYSKLSDLDALKTGPCDSKLELRWEDIAKEDGWEDDPAIWKTIKYTDSSDDELYEDDYKSESEASTDPSEVPLGRTAEDLIISPEDMTKLHEIRGAQGWRTEKPTDASGHARKVPVTEFQIVREVLFMLQGLDTTLFGPNGTVNPAFQMGHLKWDTHKALLSYFSEAGRQLGILRDFVSKPQRASHIQVLQDTVAKRLDDLDRKSLGIESRLVAPENNVVVSLLSIKGELATSLEPLYSLSNIIAQIQNVPNQGTFRYLELLFDDASMAQLSGKLDIYEFLARIFVECFNVYLRPIRLWMEEGKLIPGDKIFFVSQVPSQVSPSKIWREQFRLRRTADGKLHAPNFLQPAAAKIFNAGKNIVILKRLGRWISSGSEWTIQEPPLHYDTLCPKGLELAPFSELFDAAFDAWIQTKYNTSSTTLRNTLFEECGLWSALEAMERLYFMSDGAATEAWTSSLFGKLDALDPNWNNRYSLTSVAQEAFTTLVDMTRISIYISPTGLKVPLLKARDSVKSVLPSTKVNYRVAWPIRMILCEDSNTQYDAIFTLLLQLRRALYVLHKRKILENYWIDHDSWDERALYYSLRNNLLWFCTTLQTYLATLVLAPNCAKMKQDMQDAHDVDAMMRAHAAFLKQVVDEACLGSRLTPIRECFLDMLDLAIRLEQAQTVNMTKETERMQQFSRLSTRNLSPTPGTPGLKSKYVDSSDEEDDAERDESKTLKMGKPFMTVLKEIKSDYDRHLRFVCGGLRSVARATSDAQSAKWDILAEMLQTGCRDERPGYS; encoded by the exons ATGGCATTTGCTGCAAGGCTGGGCGCTCTCACTGGAGAGCTCGTTGAGGCTGTCACTAGCTCGTCAGCCGAG ACGAACCCTCGATTCAAGGCCCAGCGTGACGCTGCTTTACAAAGGCTTAGGTCACATCCATATCTGCGAACGAATCAATTCGAAGTCGAACACCAGCTGGACGgtctagaagaaagattcCGCGTCAATGGCCGAGAAGCGCTTGCTGATGCGCTTGTCGAGCGCCGGGAGCAGCTCCGACAAATACACTCGAATTTCCACCCCGAAGTTCTATACCTGATACTAGAACTCTCAGATCAACCCACATATTACTCAAAACTGAGTGACCTAGATGCGCTGAAAACGGGTCCATGCGATTCAAAGCTCGAACTACGCTGGGAGGATATtgccaaagaagatggatggGAAGACGACCCTGCGATATGGAAGACGATAAAATACACCGACAGttcagatgatgagctctACGAAGATGACTACAAGAGTGAGTCAGAAGCCAGTACTGACCCATCTGAAGTCCCTCTTGGACGAACAGCCGAAGATCTGATCATCAGCCCCGAGGATATGACGAAACTGCACGAGATTCGAGGAGCGCAAGGATGGCGGACAGAAAAGCCCACAGACGCATCTGGCCATGCTCGAAAAGTCCCTGTAACGGAATTCCAGATCGTCAGAGAGGTTTTGTTCATGCTGCAAGGACTCGATACGACACTCTTTGGACCCAATGGCACTGTCAACCCAGCATTCCAGATGGGCCATCTGAAATGGGATACTCACAAAGCCCTTCTGAGCTACTTCTCCGAAGCAGGACGGCAATTGGGCATTCTGCGAGATTTCGTCAGCAAGCCACAACGAGCATCGCATATTCAGGTTCTCCAGGATACTGTGGCCAAGCGACTCGATGATTTGGATAGAAAGTCATTAGGTATAGAGTCACGCCTTGTTGCGCCTGAGAATAATGTGGTTGTCAGCTTATTGTCGATCAAGGGAGAGTTGGCAACATCGCTTGAACCATTGTATTCTCTTTCCAATATCATCGCTCAGATACAGAATGTGCCCAATCAAGGCACCTTTCGgtatcttgagcttctcttTGACGATGCAAGCATGGCGCAACTATCCGGAAAGCTAGACATTTACGAGTTTCTGGCACGCATCTTTGTCGAGTGCTTCAATGTTTACCTACGCCCTATTCGGCTCTGGATGGAAGAGGGCAAACTTATTCCCGGCGACAAGATCTTTTTCGTATCACAGGTACCGAGCCAAGTATCACCTAGCAAGATCTGGCGCGAACAATTCAGGCTGCGTAGGACGGCTGATGGGAAATTGCATGCCCCTAACTTCCTCCAGCCAGCAGctgccaagatcttcaatgCTGGCAAAAACATCGTCATCTTGAAGCGGTTGGGCCGCTGGATCTCCTCAGGCTCGGAATGGACGATCCAGGAGCCTCCACTACACTATGATACGCTTTGTCCTAAAGGACTTGAGCTTGCGCCGTTTTCAGAGCTTTTCGACGCCGCTTTTGATGCATGGATCCAGACCAAATACAACACATCCTCTACCACGTTGAGGAACACGCTGTTTGAAGAGTGCGGACTCTGGTCTGCTCTCGAAGCTATGGAGCGGCTGTATTTCATGTCTGATGGTGCCGCAACAGAAGCGTGGACTAGCAGCCTCTTCGGAAAACTAGATGCGCTGGATCCTAACTGGAACAACCGCTATAGCCTGACGAGTGTAGCACAAGAGGCATTCACAACTCTTGTCGACATGACGAGAATATCCATATATATCAGTCCCACGGGGTTGAAGGTGCCACTCCTCAAGGCTCGCGACTCCGTCAAGTCAGTTCTCCCGAGTACAAAAGTCAACTATCGGGTGGCATGGCCGATTCGCATGATTCTGTGTGAAGACAGCAACACCCAGTATGATGCTATATTTACTCTTCTTTTGCAATTGAGGAGAGCCTTATATGTTCTACATAAGCGCAAAATCCTCGAGAATTACTGGATCGATCATGATAGCTGGGACGAACGCGCTCTTTATTATTCACTACGGAATAATCTCCTGTGGTTCTGCACTACTCTGCAGACTTATCTTGCGACGCTGGTCTTGGCGCCTAACTGCGCTAAGATGAAGCAGGACATGCAAGACGCTCACGATGTcgatgccatgatgagagctCATGCTGCATTCCTGAAACAGGTTGTTGACGAGGCATGCCTTGGGAGCAGATTGACACCGATCAGAGAATGCTTTCTCGATATGCTCGACCTGGCCATCAGACTAGAGCAAGCACAAACTGTCAACATGACAAAAGAGACAGAGCGGATGCAGCAGTTTTCTCGACTCTCGACCAGAAACCTTTCGCCTACGCCTGGAACACCTGGATTGAAGTCCAAGTACGTCGATAGtagtgatgaagaggacgatgcGGAGAGGGATGAATCGAAGACCTTGAAGATGGGCAAGCCGTTTATGACTGTGCTTAAGGAGATCAAATCTGATTATGATAGACACTTGCGGTTTGTTTGTGGCGGCCTGCGCAGTGTTGCCAGAGCTACAAGTGATGCGCAGTCTGCAAAATGGGATATACTAGCTGAGATGTTACAAACAGGCTGCCGAGACGAAAGGCCAGGCTACTCTTGA
- a CDS encoding related to LCCL domain protein — translation MVSHEEDEESQPLMARTDSIDVGVVPVSGSGSGSDSDRENAHPDAPLDNGTTLEVDDSSPSTPRFIQDETTWKRWNWVPYPIRRASKWVAKWSHGPVNPQPFRIKPLFPAIQEYPLVLVDRIIPSLKHRFWLVFCYLSIWVVTFALVKRRDTMASEIEGWGTPQTIGCGVSYWAAGNLCGLDGSDCRPFNGSGFPFKCRANCENYHVLNPRAVGDQELIYAPMVVGGPGTNGSAEPVYRGDSFVCAAAIHAGVVSNQDGGCGVVELIGRNENFAASKHHGISSMGFDSYFPLSFRFVPDVKCSAIDSRWDLLAVSTVFAGVLSLFTNSAPLFFFTIFTAIFWTVGMALDPPPSRTVASLFSNLIGKFLPAMFCAWVMYDKMGVRRTLKGLTAQIEKTILWLGGCWVGGMENYTLSFIPISRLNKHDLNQQPGARAALAIIIIVLVVIVCSQVWFFRKEGRLIKYLKLYALLIGAILISLTIPSLNLRIHHYIIALLLLPGTSMQTRPSLLYQGLLVGLFISGIARWGFDPVLQTSEALQGDAQKGSKLPSIAEPVIHLANGTDTLSNITFTWNEPPRQLYDGISILVNDVERFRTYFGDVDAERSFVWSRNGTLDLPEYFRFAYMDGSESGDYTKAGIWTADGEWNKMKPGPSRLKARSLDNA, via the coding sequence ATGGTGAgccatgaggaagacgaagaatcACAACCTCTCATGGCTCGCACCGATTCCATAGACGTCGGCGTCGTGCCCgtcagcggcagcggcagcggcagcgatTCCGATCGCGAGAATGCCCATCCTGATGCGCCGCTCGATAACGGAACGACGCTCGAAGTCGATGACAGCAGCCCCTCGACCCCACGGTTCATCCAAGACGAGACTACATGGAAGAGGTGGAATTGGGTCCCATACCCCATTCGACGAGCTTCGAAATGGGTTGCGAAATGGTCTCACGGCCCTGTGAACCCTCAGCCTTTTCGCATTAAACCACTCTTCCCGGCTATCCAGGAATACCCCCTCGTCCTTGTCGATCGCATCATTCCTAGTCTCAAACACCGATTTTGGCTCGTCTTCTGCTATCTATCCATCTGGGTCGTCACTTTCGCTCTCGTCAAACGCCGCGACACCATGGCCAGCGAGATAGAAGGATGGGGCACACCACAAACCATTGGATGCGGTGTTTCATACTGGGCCGCCGGGAACCTGTGCGGGCTGGATGGAAGCGACTGTCGCCCTTTCAATGGCAGTGGTTTTCCATTCAAGTGCAGGGCCAATTGCGAAAACTACCATGTTTTGAACCCCAGAGCGGTTGGGGACCAAGAGCTCATCTATGCACCCATGGTCGTAGGAGGGCCGGGTACCAATGGGTCTGCTGAGCCTGTGTACCGCGGAGACTCCTTCGTCTGCGCTGCTGCTATCCACGCCGGCGTCGTTTCGAACCAAGACGGCGGTTGtggtgttgttgagctgATTGGCCGTAATGAGAATTTTGCTGCGTCTAAACACCATGGTATCTCAAGTATGGGATTTGACTCTTATTTCCCATTGTCCTTCCGCTTCGTTCCAGATGTCAAATGTTCCGCGATCGATTCGCGATGGGATCTGTTGGCTGTTTCAACCGTCTTTGCTGGAGTTTTGTCTCTCTTCACCAACTCCGCtccgctcttcttcttcaccatcttcacgGCCATCTTCTGGACTGTGGGTATGGCACTTGACCCGCCTCCATCGAGAACAGTTGCGTCTTTGTTCTCCAATTTGATTGGGAAGTTCCTCCCTGCAATGTTTTGTGCATGGGTCATGTATGACAAGATGGGTGTTCGTCGCACTCTCAAGGGTCTCACAGCACAGATCGAAAAGACAATATTGTGGCTCGGCGGATGCTGGGTTGGTGGAATGGAGAACTATACCCTTAGCTTCATCCCCATTTCGCGCCTCAACAAGCACGATCTGAACCAGCAACCAGGGGCCAGGGCAGCCCTTGCTATCATCATAATCGTGCTTGTCGTCATTGTCTGTTCACAGGTGTGGTTCTTCCGGAAAGAAGGGCGCTTGATTAAATACCTCAAGCTCTACGCACTCCTTATTGGggccatcctcatctccCTGACCATTCCGAGCCTCAATCTGCGGATTCATCACTACATCATTGCcctcctgcttcttcctGGAACGAGCATGCAGACAAGACCATCTCTTCTATACCAGGGACTTCTCGTTGGGCTCTTCATTAGTGGTATCGCTCGATGGGGCTTTGACCCTGTGCTCCAAACCTCTGAAGCTCTACAAGGCGACGCTCAAAAGGGCTCCAAATTGCCATCAATCGCCGAGCCTGTCATTCACCTTGCCAATGGCACAGACACATTGTCAAACATCACCTTCACATGGAACGAGCCGCCACGGCAGCTGTACGATGGGATCAGTATCCTGGTAAACGACGTGGAGCGTTTCCGTACATACTTTGGCGATGTCGATGCGGAGCGTAGCTTTGTCTGGAGCAGAAACGGCACTTTGGATTTGCCAGAGTACTTCCGCTTTGCATATATGGATGGAAGTGAAAGTGGAGATTATACCAAAGCCGGCATCTGGACAGCAGATGGCGAGTGGAACAAGATGAAACCTGGACCCTCACGGCTCAAGGCCCGCAGTTTGGACAATGCTTAG